A genomic segment from Moorena sp. SIOASIH encodes:
- a CDS encoding Rieske 2Fe-2S domain-containing protein: protein MNHQNPIEVSQQFVEIGQQLYTLVTKGSTIARQSQQGWYEFVARLLTDGTAFEGVQRPLTEAVALYNQHQSPTVTLETVQYYLVAKVVRAVKLEPEALANQWYFICDGTEIPNPGDFITVQIFQEPVVVIRQGDGSIQVFLNVCPHRQCLVFERNGCIKGGKSELCPYHGWAFSEDGHCTNAPGANRGELGEDFDLKDYSLRSFETRIDSNQGVFARLMANGDGDEPITTMPPADIQVNGQNIGVAIANLLQDVSPGYTEGIIPCLPEPIRLWIKIGYLGEQLKHLVAGIAQRQGLTPEAVLSSVNLDFNTEPDPNRDLLLESVMWELRQAILMVEAETISLKLEDIIEEVKHTQISDLCFGVEADGSSLSSSEATTDEPEQNRRIALPIWTYGDWDLFALEIKHLIAPTWQFVCHVNEIPQPHQYTWLDIVGERAYVIRTANGDLFAGKLKHIDGRQQGPDFEGPRDYGLDPIDIEVFYGFVFIRLLRQGPSLKEIWHQPGLLDPYKLEQMQPIGGSGQYDISVEVDYKLLWENFLEDYHFPMMHKGLTLRFGVSSDCEGINGMIIPMRDPASPKLNPVERKYYDCAKTLARHDWEREKELQRFAAEHQFLPETLCYSAFCSMAAQEEMPMPFSLSVFPEHVQTFSIVPGGPRESRFHVRSYGHRMPPNPAEAEVIKAAQLANIQLLAESLQEDIRVNYITQDSVSSQLFEKLGVFSIAEWDVAKFQEAVQMNIPVTSSPRKPPKLLNL from the coding sequence ATGAATCACCAGAATCCAATAGAAGTCAGTCAGCAATTTGTTGAAATTGGACAACAGCTTTATACCCTGGTGACGAAGGGTAGCACCATCGCTCGCCAGTCCCAGCAAGGCTGGTATGAATTTGTTGCCCGTTTGTTGACGGATGGGACAGCCTTTGAGGGGGTGCAGCGCCCGTTAACAGAAGCTGTAGCACTATACAATCAACACCAAAGTCCAACGGTTACTCTAGAAACCGTTCAATATTATCTAGTGGCTAAAGTGGTTCGCGCAGTTAAACTAGAACCCGAAGCACTGGCAAATCAGTGGTACTTTATTTGTGATGGGACAGAAATCCCCAACCCCGGTGATTTTATAACCGTTCAGATTTTTCAAGAACCTGTGGTTGTAATCCGTCAAGGGGATGGTTCGATCCAAGTGTTTTTGAATGTTTGTCCCCATCGCCAATGTCTGGTGTTTGAAAGAAACGGTTGCATCAAAGGGGGTAAATCAGAGTTGTGTCCCTATCATGGTTGGGCTTTTAGTGAAGATGGACACTGCACCAATGCACCAGGGGCAAACCGAGGAGAATTAGGGGAAGATTTTGACCTAAAAGATTACAGTTTACGGTCATTTGAAACTCGCATCGATAGCAACCAAGGGGTATTTGCCAGGTTAATGGCAAATGGAGATGGAGACGAACCCATCACAACCATGCCGCCAGCAGATATCCAGGTCAATGGACAAAATATAGGAGTAGCGATCGCAAACCTCCTACAAGATGTCAGTCCAGGCTATACCGAGGGAATCATCCCATGCCTGCCTGAACCTATTCGCCTCTGGATTAAGATTGGCTATCTCGGGGAGCAACTGAAACACCTGGTTGCTGGTATTGCTCAACGGCAGGGTCTGACTCCTGAAGCCGTTTTGTCATCTGTGAACTTGGACTTTAACACAGAACCTGACCCCAATCGCGACCTCTTGCTAGAGTCGGTGATGTGGGAACTCCGACAAGCAATTTTGATGGTAGAAGCTGAAACGATATCCTTGAAGCTAGAAGACATTATCGAGGAAGTCAAACACACTCAGATTTCAGATTTGTGTTTTGGAGTAGAAGCTGATGGATCCTCGTTATCTTCTTCTGAGGCAACTACAGATGAACCCGAGCAAAATAGAAGAATCGCTTTACCCATTTGGACTTATGGGGATTGGGATCTGTTTGCTTTGGAAATAAAGCATTTAATTGCACCGACTTGGCAATTTGTCTGCCACGTTAACGAAATTCCCCAACCCCATCAATATACTTGGCTTGATATTGTGGGCGAACGGGCTTATGTGATTCGGACCGCCAACGGGGATCTGTTTGCCGGTAAACTGAAGCATATTGATGGGCGACAACAGGGGCCTGACTTTGAGGGCCCTAGGGACTATGGTCTAGACCCCATTGATATTGAGGTCTTTTATGGCTTTGTCTTTATCCGGTTGCTGCGACAAGGTCCAAGCCTCAAAGAGATTTGGCATCAACCTGGTTTACTCGACCCCTATAAACTCGAACAAATGCAACCCATTGGTGGATCGGGTCAGTATGATATTTCCGTGGAAGTGGACTACAAGCTGCTGTGGGAGAACTTCTTAGAAGATTACCACTTCCCGATGATGCACAAAGGATTGACCTTAAGGTTTGGGGTATCGAGTGATTGTGAAGGGATTAATGGCATGATTATCCCCATGCGAGACCCCGCTTCGCCCAAGTTAAACCCAGTTGAACGGAAATATTATGACTGTGCCAAGACCTTAGCACGACATGACTGGGAACGGGAGAAAGAACTCCAGCGGTTCGCCGCAGAACACCAGTTTTTACCAGAAACCTTGTGTTATTCTGCCTTTTGCTCAATGGCCGCCCAAGAAGAAATGCCCATGCCCTTTTCCTTGAGCGTTTTCCCTGAACACGTCCAAACCTTTTCCATCGTGCCTGGGGGACCCCGTGAATCTCGTTTTCATGTTCGCAGTTATGGTCATCGGATGCCACCAAACCCTGCGGAAGCGGAGGTGATTAAAGCGGCACAACTGGCAAACATACAACTCTTAGCAGAATCGTTACAAGAGGATATTCGAGTCAACTACATTACTCAGGATAGTGTATCATCTCAGTTGTTTGAAAAACTGGGGGTTTTCAGTATTGCTGAGTGGGATGTAGCGAAGTTTCAGGAAGCCGTTCAAATGAATATTCCAGTGACTTCTTCACCCCGTAAACCCCCTAAACTTTTGAACTTATGA
- a CDS encoding cupin domain-containing protein, with protein sequence MSVFFPIGKPIKVKSSVELLAFQCQDTVVQLAEICPGATFDLHHHQESQMGMVFNQGLEMNINGEKAMLTPLQDVYVADANVPHGSVNTTSETVRCFDVKRLIPEGNKQIDDNDKFQNKIFKLVSTKDEETGFDCQWGTGSWFELKITQIPPDGKLPVNQSVRDKMGIILNGKLVMTVGEEEQTLEYGKIYYAPTEIPYRGYNKSNQDVCLIEIGI encoded by the coding sequence ATGTCAGTATTTTTCCCAATCGGTAAACCGATAAAAGTAAAATCATCTGTAGAGTTATTAGCATTTCAATGTCAGGATACCGTTGTGCAACTGGCTGAGATTTGTCCAGGTGCGACCTTCGATTTACACCACCATCAGGAAAGTCAGATGGGTATGGTATTTAATCAAGGTTTAGAAATGAATATAAATGGGGAAAAAGCCATGTTGACTCCCTTGCAGGATGTTTATGTGGCGGATGCAAATGTTCCCCATGGTTCGGTTAATACGACCTCAGAAACGGTTCGATGTTTTGATGTCAAGCGTCTAATTCCTGAGGGAAACAAACAGATAGACGATAATGATAAGTTTCAGAATAAAATTTTTAAACTTGTATCTACTAAAGATGAAGAAACGGGGTTTGATTGTCAGTGGGGAACCGGATCGTGGTTTGAGCTCAAAATTACTCAAATTCCCCCAGATGGAAAACTACCTGTCAACCAATCAGTTCGTGATAAAATGGGGATTATTCTCAATGGTAAACTGGTGATGACTGTTGGAGAAGAAGAGCAAACTTTAGAATACGGAAAAATTTATTACGCACCGACTGAAATTCCCTATCGTGGATACAATAAATCTAACCAAGACGTTTGTTTAATTGAAATTGGGATCTAA
- a CDS encoding SDR family oxidoreductase encodes MDLGLTGKIALVTGASAGIGYAIADRLAGEGCKLIICGRNRDRLKQAEQVFQTAGIEMLSICADVQQPNDSQKLVDSALSKFGKIDILVNNSAGANFAKNEVEEMSDQDWRTVFEGKLLGYIRMTNLVLPTMKTQKWGRIINIVGTSGKEPSGTLIKSGVANAGLVNFTKAVANQVARYNILVNCVNPGIIDTPRHQDYLELFSKIGNKTADEIKAGMDNKIPLGRRGEAMEVGTLVAFLASECASYITGISIAVDGGLSVAAF; translated from the coding sequence ATGGATTTAGGATTAACTGGAAAAATTGCTTTAGTAACAGGGGCGAGTGCAGGGATTGGTTATGCTATCGCTGATAGACTCGCTGGGGAAGGATGCAAGTTAATTATTTGTGGTCGAAATCGCGATCGCCTAAAACAAGCTGAACAAGTTTTCCAAACTGCGGGAATAGAAATGCTTAGCATTTGTGCAGATGTTCAACAACCTAATGATTCTCAAAAGTTAGTGGATTCAGCACTAAGTAAATTTGGTAAAATTGATATATTGGTGAACAATTCAGCCGGGGCTAATTTTGCTAAAAATGAGGTAGAAGAAATGTCTGATCAAGATTGGAGGACTGTTTTTGAAGGGAAGTTACTGGGCTATATTAGAATGACAAATTTGGTGTTACCGACCATGAAAACTCAGAAATGGGGGCGAATTATTAATATTGTCGGGACATCCGGAAAAGAGCCTTCTGGTACGCTGATTAAATCAGGAGTTGCTAATGCAGGATTAGTCAATTTCACCAAAGCAGTTGCTAACCAAGTAGCGCGGTATAATATTCTCGTGAATTGTGTAAACCCTGGCATCATTGATACACCAAGACATCAAGACTATTTAGAACTATTTTCTAAAATTGGTAATAAAACTGCCGATGAAATTAAAGCAGGAATGGATAATAAAATTCCCTTGGGTCGTAGAGGTGAGGCGATGGAAGTTGGTACTTTAGTGGCATTTCTAGCTTCAGAATGTGCTAGCTATATCACCGGAATTTCAATAGCAGTTGATGGGGGATTATCTGTCGCTGCTTTTTAA
- a CDS encoding non-ribosomal peptide synthetase yields MVVAQNKIKDIEAMYPLSSTQKGILFQTLYHPEYRLYFDQFKFTIHGNLNPKVFEQAWVRLVERHPVLRTLFVWKNRKHPVQVVRKTVKLTWIYHDWQTLSPEAQKARMDAFIDSDRQQGAELGKAPLMRCALMQVAEEKYEFVWSFHHIILDGWSWPTLLKDVWAFYDSIKNNSPLSLTPSRPYRDYITWLQQQDLSEAETFWRKILEGLTASTPLVVDNYSKDQLAQTQTCLMGLRDLSTEATARLKSFAQQNHLTLSTLVQAAWALLLSRYSRESDVVFGVTVSGRPPELAGVESMVGLFINTLPARITISDTTDTQSWLEELQQQHIEREQYSYTPLVDIQSWSDIPAGQQLFDSIVVFENYPTTERKLPDNLYITDLQDIGLTNYPLTIVAIPGEQLSLRIKYNGDRFDADTIDRMLGHLETLLVGMVTYPAVNPTELPILTESEQQLLLVQWNQTESSQPITGCIHQLFQQQAEHNPHATAVVYADQYFTYQQLNQKANQLAHYLQDLGVKPDVPVGICCERSLEVAIAILAVLKAGGTCVPLDPNYPPERLALMLADSQPPVVLTQSTVNFQANYPCHLLTLDQEWDKIGSQSDLNPDSRVKPEDLAYIIYTSGSTGTPKGVAVPHRSLINLIEHHQGEMATAVGVLQFASLSFDVSYHEIVAAWAFGGTLYLSSEAERKDIDKLIQLLANHPIAKVILPVVLWQQIAEIYGTQTHLFANLREAIACGEQLQITQPMVEMFKGLPHCTLYNFYGPSEADLVTAYRFSDRPESWPVYPPIGKAAVNVNVYILDSKLQPVPIGIPGELYVSGGGLARGYFNRPEITAEKFIANPFSVDANSRLYKTGDLARYLPDGNIEFLGRIDSLVKVRGFRVELGEVEAALSKHPQVSQAVAQVFGESAREKYLVAYFIPQQKQTVTVEALRRFLQAQLPDYMMPSVFVEMESFELTPNGKVNRRALREPTTMRPSLGQAFVAPRTPTEEILAGIWQDVLGLERVGIHDNFFDLGGHSLRAMEAIALSRKALQGELSIQDFFGAPTIAEIAQHLETASHQSLHLDKPPLQPRPVQSGREPISYTQQEFWFFEQLYPGNQLYHLHLVYHLTGRLNVTALEQSLREIVRRHETLRSSFACVNGEVIYAIAPEPVYSFSVVDLRELPPQEREPEAKQQANAAIQHPFDFTQGPFLRSQLWQLDETEYVFLIATHHIVADGWSFGILLQELSTLYTVFCEGQSSTLSELPLQYADFAAWQRQWLQGQGLADQLTFWKQHLGVTPPVIQLPTDYPRPPRRTFTGSGETVKFSSALVTKLKRLCQTEGVTLYMAVLAAFKSLLFFYTGQEDIIVSSPIANRTQSEIREAIGFFVHLLPLRTHFKGNPSFRTLLRQVRSGVIDVYAHQEMPFIKLVEGLQPVRDRHYTLLTQVMFVLLNLPEQELSLTNLTVQPLELEKSDGRDIAEFDLNLYLTETSAGIEGSLFYRTDLFAATTITKMVKQFQVLLESVVTDPDRTLVQLRSFIEQTTEPIPQSKVATEESLESKPWGEPTNPTEVTLLKIWQGVLGLETISTNDNFFELGGYSTQLLQVVAKIQDIYSVEIPIATLFEYPTIAEMANVIMDLRLGSV; encoded by the coding sequence ATGGTTGTTGCGCAAAATAAAATTAAAGATATTGAAGCAATGTATCCCCTTTCATCGACGCAAAAAGGGATATTATTTCAGACACTGTATCACCCTGAATATCGGTTATATTTCGACCAATTTAAGTTTACGATTCACGGAAATCTGAATCCGAAGGTCTTTGAACAGGCTTGGGTGAGACTTGTAGAACGACACCCAGTTTTGCGAACATTATTTGTTTGGAAAAACCGTAAGCACCCTGTTCAAGTTGTACGTAAAACAGTCAAGCTAACCTGGATTTATCATGACTGGCAAACCCTATCTCCTGAAGCCCAAAAAGCCAGGATGGATGCTTTTATAGACAGTGATCGACAACAAGGGGCTGAACTTGGGAAAGCACCCTTAATGCGATGTGCTCTGATGCAGGTAGCCGAAGAAAAGTACGAATTTGTATGGAGTTTTCATCACATTATTTTAGATGGTTGGAGTTGGCCAACTTTACTGAAGGATGTCTGGGCATTTTATGATTCGATTAAGAACAATTCCCCCTTATCCTTAACTCCATCTCGCCCCTATCGGGATTATATTACTTGGTTACAGCAACAAGACCTGTCTGAAGCTGAGACATTTTGGCGAAAAATCCTGGAAGGGTTAACGGCATCAACTCCTTTAGTAGTTGATAATTACAGCAAAGATCAATTGGCACAGACCCAAACCTGTTTAATGGGGCTTCGTGATCTCTCAACAGAAGCAACCGCGCGTTTAAAGTCTTTTGCCCAACAAAATCATCTCACTCTCTCCACTTTAGTGCAAGCAGCTTGGGCTTTGCTACTAAGTCGCTATAGTCGGGAGTCAGATGTGGTTTTTGGGGTGACCGTATCGGGTCGTCCTCCTGAATTAGCTGGTGTAGAATCGATGGTGGGGTTATTCATTAATACTCTGCCTGCACGGATAACAATTTCCGACACAACCGATACCCAGTCTTGGCTTGAGGAGCTACAACAACAGCATATCGAACGGGAACAGTATTCCTATACCCCCTTGGTGGATATTCAAAGTTGGAGTGATATTCCTGCGGGACAACAACTGTTTGACAGTATTGTTGTGTTTGAAAACTATCCTACTACGGAGCGAAAACTACCGGATAATTTGTACATCACCGATCTTCAAGATATCGGACTGACAAACTATCCCCTCACAATTGTAGCAATTCCAGGGGAACAGCTGAGTTTAAGAATTAAATACAATGGCGATCGCTTTGATGCAGACACCATTGACCGAATGTTGGGACATCTAGAAACGTTGCTGGTGGGAATGGTGACCTATCCAGCAGTCAACCCGACAGAATTACCGATTCTGACTGAATCTGAGCAACAATTGCTCTTAGTGCAGTGGAATCAAACCGAGAGTTCACAACCAATTACAGGCTGCATTCATCAGCTATTCCAGCAACAGGCAGAACACAATCCCCATGCCACTGCTGTCGTTTATGCAGATCAATACTTCACTTATCAACAATTAAACCAAAAAGCCAATCAGTTAGCCCATTATCTGCAAGATTTGGGGGTGAAACCGGATGTCCCTGTTGGCATTTGCTGCGAACGTTCTCTAGAAGTGGCAATTGCTATCCTGGCTGTCTTGAAAGCTGGGGGGACTTGCGTTCCCCTCGATCCTAACTATCCCCCAGAACGTTTGGCTTTGATGCTAGCAGATAGTCAACCCCCTGTGGTGTTAACCCAGTCAACGGTTAATTTTCAGGCAAATTACCCCTGTCATCTCCTCACCTTAGATCAGGAATGGGACAAAATTGGATCACAATCTGATCTTAATCCTGATAGTAGAGTCAAACCCGAAGATTTAGCCTATATTATCTACACCTCTGGCTCAACGGGAACCCCGAAAGGTGTTGCGGTTCCTCATCGCTCCTTGATCAACTTAATTGAACACCATCAAGGGGAAATGGCAACAGCTGTTGGGGTTTTGCAGTTCGCTTCCCTCAGTTTTGATGTAAGTTATCACGAAATTGTTGCAGCTTGGGCGTTTGGGGGAACGCTCTATCTTTCCTCAGAAGCCGAACGCAAAGATATTGATAAACTCATTCAGCTTTTAGCAAATCATCCCATCGCAAAGGTTATTCTTCCGGTTGTATTGTGGCAACAAATTGCCGAAATATACGGCACACAAACCCATCTATTTGCTAATCTTCGAGAAGCAATTGCTTGCGGGGAACAGTTGCAAATTACTCAACCGATGGTCGAAATGTTCAAGGGTTTGCCCCATTGTACCCTCTACAACTTTTATGGCCCTTCGGAAGCGGATTTGGTGACAGCCTATCGGTTTAGCGATCGCCCAGAAAGCTGGCCAGTCTATCCCCCCATAGGCAAAGCGGCTGTTAACGTCAACGTTTACATATTAGATAGCAAACTGCAACCCGTTCCCATTGGTATTCCCGGAGAACTTTACGTTAGTGGCGGCGGTTTGGCGAGAGGTTATTTCAACCGTCCCGAAATCACAGCCGAGAAGTTCATTGCTAATCCTTTCAGTGTGGATGCCAACTCTCGCCTTTATAAAACAGGAGATTTAGCCCGTTATTTACCTGATGGTAACATTGAGTTTTTAGGACGAATTGATTCTCTAGTTAAAGTTCGAGGTTTTCGGGTTGAACTCGGAGAAGTCGAAGCGGCTTTGAGTAAACATCCTCAAGTCAGTCAAGCTGTGGCTCAGGTTTTTGGAGAAAGTGCCAGAGAAAAGTATTTGGTTGCTTACTTTATTCCTCAACAAAAACAAACGGTAACGGTCGAAGCGTTACGGCGGTTTCTGCAAGCCCAGTTACCTGATTATATGATGCCATCAGTCTTTGTGGAGATGGAGTCTTTTGAGCTGACACCGAATGGTAAGGTTAACCGTCGTGCCTTGAGGGAACCCACCACAATGCGACCTTCACTGGGACAAGCCTTTGTGGCACCGCGCACCCCCACAGAAGAGATTTTAGCAGGGATCTGGCAGGATGTACTCGGTTTAGAACGGGTTGGGATTCACGACAACTTCTTTGACTTGGGAGGACATTCCTTGCGGGCAATGGAGGCGATCGCTCTTAGTCGGAAAGCACTCCAAGGGGAATTATCAATACAGGATTTCTTTGGAGCGCCAACCATTGCGGAAATTGCCCAACACCTAGAAACAGCAAGTCATCAGTCACTCCATCTAGATAAACCCCCGCTGCAACCTAGACCTGTACAATCAGGCAGGGAGCCAATTTCTTATACACAGCAAGAATTTTGGTTTTTTGAGCAGTTATATCCAGGTAATCAACTTTACCATCTGCACTTAGTCTATCATCTCACCGGAAGACTCAATGTCACAGCCTTGGAGCAAAGTCTACGAGAAATTGTCCGGCGGCATGAAACCTTGCGGAGTAGCTTTGCCTGTGTGAATGGGGAAGTAATCTATGCGATCGCACCAGAGCCAGTCTATAGTTTCTCAGTTGTCGATTTGCGAGAATTACCGCCACAGGAGCGGGAACCTGAAGCCAAACAACAAGCTAATGCCGCCATTCAACACCCCTTTGATTTTACCCAAGGGCCGTTTCTGCGGAGTCAACTCTGGCAACTGGATGAAACAGAGTATGTATTTTTAATTGCGACCCATCATATTGTCGCTGATGGCTGGTCATTTGGCATCTTGCTGCAAGAGTTGTCTACTCTCTATACTGTTTTCTGTGAAGGTCAGTCTTCGACCTTATCAGAGTTACCCTTACAGTATGCTGATTTTGCAGCTTGGCAGCGACAATGGCTACAAGGGCAAGGGTTGGCAGATCAACTGACTTTTTGGAAACAGCACCTCGGTGTGACACCACCAGTGATCCAACTACCCACAGACTATCCTCGTCCGCCTCGTCGCACATTCACCGGAAGTGGGGAAACGGTGAAGTTTTCATCAGCTTTGGTCACTAAGCTCAAGAGACTCTGTCAAACCGAAGGCGTTACCTTGTACATGGCTGTATTGGCAGCTTTCAAAAGCCTATTATTTTTCTATACAGGTCAGGAAGATATTATTGTTAGTAGTCCCATTGCCAACCGGACGCAATCCGAAATTAGGGAAGCGATTGGTTTTTTCGTTCACTTGTTACCCTTGCGAACGCATTTTAAGGGAAACCCCAGTTTCCGAACGTTGCTGCGTCAAGTGCGTTCGGGAGTTATCGACGTCTACGCCCATCAGGAGATGCCCTTTATTAAGCTGGTGGAAGGACTCCAACCTGTTCGAGATCGTCACTATACCCTACTGACTCAAGTCATGTTTGTCTTGCTCAATTTACCAGAACAAGAGTTAAGTTTAACGAATCTAACAGTTCAACCTTTAGAGCTGGAAAAAAGTGATGGGCGAGATATTGCAGAATTTGATTTGAATCTATATCTGACAGAAACTTCCGCAGGAATTGAAGGCAGTTTATTCTATCGAACAGATTTGTTTGCCGCTACAACCATTACCAAAATGGTTAAGCAATTCCAGGTGTTGTTAGAATCTGTCGTGACTGATCCGGATCGGACTTTGGTACAACTGCGCTCATTTATAGAACAAACAACTGAACCCATACCCCAGTCTAAAGTTGCTACTGAAGAATCCCTGGAATCTAAACCTTGGGGAGAGCCGACAAATCCTACAGAAGTTACCTTACTCAAGATATGGCAAGGGGTATTAGGACTCGAAACAATTAGTACAAACGACAACTTCTTTGAGTTGGGAGGATATTCAACCCAACTCCTACAAGTGGTGGCAAAAATTCAAGACATCTATTCAGTAGAGATTCCAATTGCCACACTATTTGAGTATCCCACGATTGCTGAGATGGCGAATGTAATCATGGACTTGAGATTAGGATCTGTTTAA
- a CDS encoding ABC transporter substrate-binding protein, translated as MKRLTALTQHRYHRYRIFICFILAIALVSCLQPRLLHKPALGSQIIVSSSVEPNTFNPQLMEEGAGILTYLYEGLVRENERGDIEPALAESWEFSRDRRKIMFTLRKGLKWSDGKPLTANDVVFTYDDIYKNPEINAYARDFLKIGKNREFPTVKKLDDWRVEFTLPEPFSPFLRITRMEILPAHVLQSLIHKKDPGGRLLFLSAWSTDTPPEQIISNGPYQLESYIPGERITFRKNPHYWRKDDQGNPQPYIQRIIQQTVSNDDTALIQFRAGVLDFIKVNIDSFYLLKKEENKGNFTIYNGGKQTTTTVITFNLNTGKRHGKPLVDPIKSRWFNTVEFRQAIAYSINRQRLLNTLFKGLGALQNSPIAEQSPYYLSPEAGLPVYDYNIDQAKALLIQAGFQYNSQGQLLDSASNRVEFTLTYNVAHRTLQNMAPLIQQDLKKIGIKVNLHPIAVTLVVDKLMNTMDWECQIFNGFPMAIEPHDTINFWSTESNWHFFNRQPQGQQTPVTGRLVPGWEQKITDLYLEGSTTWDETKRKQIYATTQKLSQEYLPFIYLVNSLSMVAVRDQIQGVKHSALQSPFWNVNELKLDNANNL; from the coding sequence ATGAAAAGATTAACTGCCCTAACTCAACATAGGTATCATCGATATAGGATATTCATCTGTTTTATCCTGGCAATTGCCCTGGTTAGTTGTCTTCAACCACGTTTGCTTCACAAACCAGCACTAGGGTCTCAAATCATTGTTAGTAGTTCTGTAGAACCTAATACCTTTAATCCTCAACTCATGGAAGAAGGAGCGGGAATTTTAACTTACTTGTACGAAGGATTGGTACGAGAAAATGAGCGGGGTGATATTGAACCAGCACTGGCTGAATCCTGGGAATTTTCTAGGGATCGACGGAAAATTATGTTTACCCTCCGAAAAGGACTAAAGTGGTCAGATGGCAAACCCCTCACAGCAAATGATGTTGTATTTACCTATGATGATATTTACAAAAATCCTGAAATTAATGCCTATGCTAGGGATTTTTTAAAAATTGGTAAAAATCGGGAATTTCCCACCGTTAAGAAGCTGGATGATTGGCGTGTTGAGTTTACCCTACCTGAACCCTTTTCTCCCTTTTTGCGGATCACTCGCATGGAAATATTACCTGCCCACGTATTGCAATCATTGATTCACAAAAAAGACCCTGGGGGTAGGCTTTTATTTCTCTCTGCCTGGAGTACAGATACACCCCCAGAACAAATTATTAGTAACGGTCCTTATCAATTAGAATCCTATATTCCCGGCGAACGAATAACCTTTAGAAAAAATCCCCACTACTGGCGTAAAGATGATCAGGGTAACCCTCAGCCTTATATTCAGCGAATTATTCAGCAAACGGTTTCTAATGATGACACAGCATTAATTCAATTTCGGGCTGGAGTGCTAGATTTTATTAAAGTCAATATCGATTCTTTTTATTTGTTAAAAAAAGAGGAAAATAAAGGTAATTTTACGATTTACAATGGAGGAAAGCAAACAACAACAACAGTGATAACGTTTAACTTAAATACGGGAAAGCGTCATGGTAAACCTCTAGTAGACCCGATTAAATCCCGTTGGTTTAATACTGTTGAATTCCGCCAGGCTATTGCTTATAGCATTAATCGCCAGCGTCTACTTAACACGCTATTTAAAGGGTTAGGGGCACTCCAAAATTCTCCCATTGCCGAGCAAAGTCCTTACTATCTTTCTCCGGAAGCAGGCTTGCCAGTCTATGACTATAATATTGATCAGGCAAAAGCCTTGTTGATTCAGGCAGGGTTTCAATATAATTCTCAAGGTCAGTTATTGGATTCAGCCAGCAATAGAGTGGAATTTACCCTTACCTATAATGTAGCTCATCGAACTTTACAGAATATGGCTCCCTTGATTCAGCAGGATTTAAAAAAAATTGGAATTAAAGTTAATTTACATCCGATTGCGGTAACATTAGTTGTAGACAAATTAATGAATACGATGGATTGGGAGTGCCAAATATTTAACGGCTTTCCGATGGCAATAGAACCCCATGATACTATTAACTTTTGGTCTACAGAGAGTAATTGGCATTTTTTTAATCGCCAGCCACAAGGCCAACAAACACCAGTAACAGGACGTTTAGTCCCTGGTTGGGAGCAAAAAATTACCGATCTCTATCTAGAAGGAAGCACAACTTGGGATGAAACCAAGCGTAAGCAGATTTATGCAACCACTCAAAAACTTAGCCAGGAGTATTTACCATTTATTTATCTCGTCAACTCATTATCAATGGTAGCAGTGCGAGATCAAATTCAAGGAGTGAAACACTCTGCTCTACAAAGTCCGTTTTGGAATGTCAATGAACTAAAATTGGATAATGCTAATAATTTGTGA